One region of Nothobranchius furzeri strain GRZ-AD chromosome 16, NfurGRZ-RIMD1, whole genome shotgun sequence genomic DNA includes:
- the LOC107388017 gene encoding heparan sulfate glucosamine 3-O-sulfotransferase 2, translating into MVLLFSRLLLFSHRLRGASICLLSLFLSYLCYSALFSDSTIMHKSAGPTAGCHRVDGAKRRLHKSISCLLRVDSSSSGADERTDQRRASAAPILKNDTPSPPMSHLKFGNKKLPKAIIVGVKKGGTRAVLEFIRIHPDVRAAGTETHFFDRNYARGLEWYRGLMPRTLESQITMEKTPSYFVTKETPRRISAMSQDVKLIVVVRDPVTRAISDYTQTFSKAPDLPSFQKLAFRNQSMGVVDMSWNAIRIGLYALHLENWLRYFPLAQIHFVSGERLITDPAGELARVQDFLGLKRIVTDKHFYFNRTKGFPCLKKPESSGSPRCLGKSKGRTHVQIDRDAIEQLRDFYRPYNDKFYEMVGHDFKWE; encoded by the exons ATGGTGCTCCTCTTCAGTCGACTTCTCCTCTTCTCTCACCGGCTCAGAGGAGCATCCATTTGCCTGCTGTCGCTTTTCCTTTCATACTTGTGCTACTCCGCGCTGTTCTCTGACAGCACCATCATGCACAAGTCAGCTGGTCCGACAGCCGGTTGTCACAGAGTTGATGGAGCCAAACGGCGCCTTCACAAATCCATCTCCTGTCTTCTGCGCGTGGACTCGAGCTCGAGCGGTGCTGATGAGAGAACAGACCAAAGACGCGCTTCCGCTGCTCCCATCCTAAAGAACGACACCCCCAGTCCTCCCATGAGCCATTTAAAGTTTGGAAACAAAAAGTTACCGAAGGCCATCATAGTTGGGGTGAAGAAAGGGGGAACGAGGGCTGTTCTGGAGTTCATCAGAATCCACCCGGACGTCCGAGCGGCAGGAACCGAGACTCACTTCTTTGATAGAAACTATGCCAGAGGCCTGGAGTGGTACAG AGGTTTAATGCCAAGGACACTCGAGAGTCAAATCACCATGGAGAAGACGCCAAGCTACTTTGTGACCAAAGAGACTCCTCGTCGGATCTCTGCCATGTCCCAGGATGTGAAGCTCATCGTGGTGGTGCGTGACCCGGTCACTCGAGCAATATCTGACTACACTCAAACTTTCTCCAAAGCTCCCGACCTGCCGAGCTTCCAAAAGCTGGCCTTCAGGAATCAGAGCATGGGAGTTGTGGACATGTCCTGGAACGCCATCCGCATCGGCCTGTACGCTCTGCACCTGGAGAACTGGCTCCGCTACTTTCCTCTGGCTCAGATTCACTTCGTCAGCGGGGAACGCCTCATCACGGACCCGGCGGGGGAGCTGGCTCGGGTGCAAGACTTTCTCGGGTTAAAACGTATCGTAACGGACAAACACTTTTATTTTAATCGCACAAAGGGCTTCCCTTGCCTTAAGAAGCCGGAGAGCAGTGGCTCCCCTCGCTGTCTGGGAAAGTCGAAGGGCAGAACTCACGTGCAGATAGACAGAGACGCTATCGAGCAACTGCGAGACTTCTACAGACCGTACAATGACAAGTTCTATGAGATGGTAGGACACGACTTTAAATGGGAATAG
- the si:dkey-15h8.17 gene encoding uncharacterized protein si:dkey-15h8.17 isoform X2 encodes MSKGENEDTGYVRRDVKEAVWSYLPGLPGGLLTTMLDGLGVDSIEDLTLLEEKDLEKYLKPIQSRKLMKGIKDGLVTLNMELVSAPDPNALNSQTPSSPNTTLQSPNHLLSSPPSTPHASQPGVPWHVDFHLNLDQMSSAVRRRVEKQQRPLPDERRAFVVALVDQMMKHDQNPSRAMCYNVVRNIVRRHPKSFADIGKYGDTTGDGCYSLLQQVKTRVEYHNRTKTLLRHRRKRFTGIAGEIRQERGPVDQYGCVRWGPVDFPEGETEASLMKMKRDLLNIYSEEGMKGAERAEPMMEKTYVILRQYLNKMPAAAMSDIKEEWPFLFSQKSLFSHFALLTDINVLQKLQAAISQRGQTILDYCSTLDHPNINEVIVNYAQDSDKAASILLVLMLYFKEPKECLVLEVDPCATAVDISSAELPTSPCLIIQGDMMKPSGWLISIEGQVMMGPHPFFLHGVAALLSCYYVFNIEYPATGSLTLEFIQRCFLGINPERGSKTKKRTAINPRVSTFFRKLIDFEWTS; translated from the exons ATGAGTAAGGGTGAAAATGAGGATACAGGATATGTGAGGAGAGAT GTTAAGGAAGCAGTGTGGTCATACTTGCCTGGTCTCCCTGGTGGCCTTCTGACCACCATGCTGGATGGTCTCGGAGTGGACtctattgaagatctcaccttgTTGGAGGAAAAGGATCTGGAGAAATACCTCAAACCCATCCAAAGTCGGAAGTTGATGAAGGGAATCAAGGATG GACTTGTTACTCTTAATATGGAGTTGGTCTCTGCTCCTGATCCAAATGCTCTAAATTCCCAAACTCCAAGTTCCCCAAACACAACACTCCAGTCTCCAAATCACCTGTTGTCCAGCCCTCCAAGCACGCCACACGCCTCACAGCCAGGGGTACCATGGCATGTTGACTTTCATCTCAACTTGGACCAGATGTCATCAGCTGTTCGACGTAGAGTGGAAAAACAACAAAGACCATTACCAGACGAAAGAAGGGCCTTCGTGGTTGCGCTTGTGGACCAAATGATGAAGCACGACCAAAACCCATCCAGAGCCATGTGCTACAACGTTGTGAGAAACATTGTCAG gagacatccaAAGTCATTTGCTGACATTGGAAAGTATGGTGATACTACAGGAGATGGCTGCTATTCTCTACTACAGCAAGTGAAAACAAGAGTGGAGTACCACAACAGAACCAAAACTCTTCTTCGACACCGCAGAAAACGCTTCACAGGAATCGCAGGAGAGATCAGACAAGAGAGAGGTCCTGTTGACCAGTACGG GTGTGTCAGGTGGGGCCCAGTGGATTTCCCAGAGGGGGAGACCGAGGCATCGTtgatgaagatgaagagggaTCTACTGAACATCTACTCAG AGGAAGGAATGAAAGGGGCGGAGAGAGCAGAACCAATGATGGAAAAGACATATGTCATCCTCCGGCAATACCTTAACAAAATGCCTGCTGCAGCAATGTCTGACATCAAAGAGGAGTGGCCCTTTCTCTTCTCTCAGAAAAGCCTATTCTCACATTTTGCTCTTTTGACGGACATCAACGTCCTTCAGAAACTACAGGCGGCAATAAGTCAACGAGGACAGACCATCCTGGATTACTGTTCAACACTGGACCATCCCAACATCAATGAAGTTATTGTCAACTACGCTCAAGACTCTGATAAGGCTGCCTCCATCCTGCTGGTCCTAATGTTGTACTTCAAAGAGCCAAAAGAATGTTTGGTGCTTGAAGTTGAT CCATGTGCCACTGCCGTGGACATAAGTTCTGCAGAACTTCCCACCAGCCCCTGCTTGATCATTCAAG GTGACATGATGAAGCCCTCTGGATGGCTGATATCCATCGAGGGACAGGTCATGATGGGCCCACACCCGTTCTTTTTACATGGTGTAGCTGCATTGTTGAGCTGCTATTACGTCTTCAACATCGAGTATCCTGCCACTGGATCGTTAACACTGGAGTTCATTCAAAG GTGCTTCCTGGGGATCAACCCTGAGAGAGGGTCAAAGACCAAGAAGCGAACAGCAATCAACCCTCGTGTGAGCACTTTTTTTAGGAAGCTCATTGATTTTGAGTGGACATCATAG
- the si:dkey-15h8.17 gene encoding uncharacterized protein si:dkey-15h8.17 isoform X4 → MELVSAPDPNALNSQTPSSPNTTLQSPNHLLSSPPSTPHASQPGVPWHVDFHLNLDQMSSAVRRRVEKQQRPLPDERRAFVVALVDQMMKHDQNPSRAMCYNVVRNIVRRHPKSFADIGKYGDTTGDGCYSLLQQVKTRVEYHNRTKTLLRHRRKRFTGIAGEIRQERGPVDQYGCVRWGPVDFPEGETEASLMKMKRDLLNIYSEEGMKGAERAEPMMEKTYVILRQYLNKMPAAAMSDIKEEWPFLFSQKSLFSHFALLTDINVLQKLQAAISQRGQTILDYCSTLDHPNINEVIVNYAQDSDKAASILLVLMLYFKEPKECLVLEVDPCATAVDISSAELPTSPCLIIQGDMMKPSGWLISIEGQVMMGPHPFFLHGVAALLSCYYVFNIEYPATGSLTLEFIQRCFLGINPERGSKTKKRTAINPRVSTFFRKLIDFEWTS, encoded by the exons ATGGAGTTGGTCTCTGCTCCTGATCCAAATGCTCTAAATTCCCAAACTCCAAGTTCCCCAAACACAACACTCCAGTCTCCAAATCACCTGTTGTCCAGCCCTCCAAGCACGCCACACGCCTCACAGCCAGGGGTACCATGGCATGTTGACTTTCATCTCAACTTGGACCAGATGTCATCAGCTGTTCGACGTAGAGTGGAAAAACAACAAAGACCATTACCAGACGAAAGAAGGGCCTTCGTGGTTGCGCTTGTGGACCAAATGATGAAGCACGACCAAAACCCATCCAGAGCCATGTGCTACAACGTTGTGAGAAACATTGTCAG gagacatccaAAGTCATTTGCTGACATTGGAAAGTATGGTGATACTACAGGAGATGGCTGCTATTCTCTACTACAGCAAGTGAAAACAAGAGTGGAGTACCACAACAGAACCAAAACTCTTCTTCGACACCGCAGAAAACGCTTCACAGGAATCGCAGGAGAGATCAGACAAGAGAGAGGTCCTGTTGACCAGTACGG GTGTGTCAGGTGGGGCCCAGTGGATTTCCCAGAGGGGGAGACCGAGGCATCGTtgatgaagatgaagagggaTCTACTGAACATCTACTCAG AGGAAGGAATGAAAGGGGCGGAGAGAGCAGAACCAATGATGGAAAAGACATATGTCATCCTCCGGCAATACCTTAACAAAATGCCTGCTGCAGCAATGTCTGACATCAAAGAGGAGTGGCCCTTTCTCTTCTCTCAGAAAAGCCTATTCTCACATTTTGCTCTTTTGACGGACATCAACGTCCTTCAGAAACTACAGGCGGCAATAAGTCAACGAGGACAGACCATCCTGGATTACTGTTCAACACTGGACCATCCCAACATCAATGAAGTTATTGTCAACTACGCTCAAGACTCTGATAAGGCTGCCTCCATCCTGCTGGTCCTAATGTTGTACTTCAAAGAGCCAAAAGAATGTTTGGTGCTTGAAGTTGAT CCATGTGCCACTGCCGTGGACATAAGTTCTGCAGAACTTCCCACCAGCCCCTGCTTGATCATTCAAG GTGACATGATGAAGCCCTCTGGATGGCTGATATCCATCGAGGGACAGGTCATGATGGGCCCACACCCGTTCTTTTTACATGGTGTAGCTGCATTGTTGAGCTGCTATTACGTCTTCAACATCGAGTATCCTGCCACTGGATCGTTAACACTGGAGTTCATTCAAAG GTGCTTCCTGGGGATCAACCCTGAGAGAGGGTCAAAGACCAAGAAGCGAACAGCAATCAACCCTCGTGTGAGCACTTTTTTTAGGAAGCTCATTGATTTTGAGTGGACATCATAG
- the si:dkey-15h8.17 gene encoding uncharacterized protein si:dkey-15h8.17 isoform X3: protein MLDGLGVDSIEDLTLLEEKDLEKYLKPIQSRKLMKGIKDGLVTLNMELVSAPDPNALNSQTPSSPNTTLQSPNHLLSSPPSTPHASQPGVPWHVDFHLNLDQMSSAVRRRVEKQQRPLPDERRAFVVALVDQMMKHDQNPSRAMCYNVVRNIVRRHPKSFADIGKYGDTTGDGCYSLLQQVKTRVEYHNRTKTLLRHRRKRFTGIAGEIRQERGPVDQYGCVRWGPVDFPEGETEASLMKMKRDLLNIYSEEGMKGAERAEPMMEKTYVILRQYLNKMPAAAMSDIKEEWPFLFSQKSLFSHFALLTDINVLQKLQAAISQRGQTILDYCSTLDHPNINEVIVNYAQDSDKAASILLVLMLYFKEPKECLVLEVDPCATAVDISSAELPTSPCLIIQGDMMKPSGWLISIEGQVMMGPHPFFLHGVAALLSCYYVFNIEYPATGSLTLEFIQRCFLGINPERGSKTKKRTAINPRVSTFFRKLIDFEWTS, encoded by the exons ATGCTGGATGGTCTCGGAGTGGACtctattgaagatctcaccttgTTGGAGGAAAAGGATCTGGAGAAATACCTCAAACCCATCCAAAGTCGGAAGTTGATGAAGGGAATCAAGGATG GACTTGTTACTCTTAATATGGAGTTGGTCTCTGCTCCTGATCCAAATGCTCTAAATTCCCAAACTCCAAGTTCCCCAAACACAACACTCCAGTCTCCAAATCACCTGTTGTCCAGCCCTCCAAGCACGCCACACGCCTCACAGCCAGGGGTACCATGGCATGTTGACTTTCATCTCAACTTGGACCAGATGTCATCAGCTGTTCGACGTAGAGTGGAAAAACAACAAAGACCATTACCAGACGAAAGAAGGGCCTTCGTGGTTGCGCTTGTGGACCAAATGATGAAGCACGACCAAAACCCATCCAGAGCCATGTGCTACAACGTTGTGAGAAACATTGTCAG gagacatccaAAGTCATTTGCTGACATTGGAAAGTATGGTGATACTACAGGAGATGGCTGCTATTCTCTACTACAGCAAGTGAAAACAAGAGTGGAGTACCACAACAGAACCAAAACTCTTCTTCGACACCGCAGAAAACGCTTCACAGGAATCGCAGGAGAGATCAGACAAGAGAGAGGTCCTGTTGACCAGTACGG GTGTGTCAGGTGGGGCCCAGTGGATTTCCCAGAGGGGGAGACCGAGGCATCGTtgatgaagatgaagagggaTCTACTGAACATCTACTCAG AGGAAGGAATGAAAGGGGCGGAGAGAGCAGAACCAATGATGGAAAAGACATATGTCATCCTCCGGCAATACCTTAACAAAATGCCTGCTGCAGCAATGTCTGACATCAAAGAGGAGTGGCCCTTTCTCTTCTCTCAGAAAAGCCTATTCTCACATTTTGCTCTTTTGACGGACATCAACGTCCTTCAGAAACTACAGGCGGCAATAAGTCAACGAGGACAGACCATCCTGGATTACTGTTCAACACTGGACCATCCCAACATCAATGAAGTTATTGTCAACTACGCTCAAGACTCTGATAAGGCTGCCTCCATCCTGCTGGTCCTAATGTTGTACTTCAAAGAGCCAAAAGAATGTTTGGTGCTTGAAGTTGAT CCATGTGCCACTGCCGTGGACATAAGTTCTGCAGAACTTCCCACCAGCCCCTGCTTGATCATTCAAG GTGACATGATGAAGCCCTCTGGATGGCTGATATCCATCGAGGGACAGGTCATGATGGGCCCACACCCGTTCTTTTTACATGGTGTAGCTGCATTGTTGAGCTGCTATTACGTCTTCAACATCGAGTATCCTGCCACTGGATCGTTAACACTGGAGTTCATTCAAAG GTGCTTCCTGGGGATCAACCCTGAGAGAGGGTCAAAGACCAAGAAGCGAACAGCAATCAACCCTCGTGTGAGCACTTTTTTTAGGAAGCTCATTGATTTTGAGTGGACATCATAG
- the si:dkey-15h8.17 gene encoding uncharacterized protein si:dkey-15h8.17 isoform X1, protein MFNCKLVGCEHVFRNVHSYVQHTKLHSNVPNYQYQCGVPDCSWRCRKHTGLQIHMYRQHRSNPQTAGSTLPDTSALPTNAPLKCLVEVCAFKCSTLASLIGHLKKHISGGLETRCPFRDCDCTFTNVSSFASHICRKHRSVEDSVLNDVVLDRSIATEPLPGTSQSYSEPAEEHNEPQMPLVVDENLFFQNLTLFYLKMQSKLLLPATTIQTIIDGFQSAHELGLSNSLNILNEKLKELGIPQATISSIIEEMNREDLLSLYNRERLNTDAKRKAAFKESFNYVHPVPLLLGNDDDDKECFAQYIPMHETLVTLFKNESLREQYTMTRSQPSADAVYQDVKDGEGFQRNPVLKADPSSLGLILYQDAFEVVNPLGSGKKKHKVLAVYLTLTDILPYNRSSIDQMQLVLLCREQDFKYFGVNKVFAPLIEDLKILEQRGILTSDGNVLKGSLVAIAGDNLGSHSIGGFLENFSRSIWFCRYCEVCREVFLANPILCGTKRTAQSYACNLQEQKTTATDSVCGIKFDSPFNQLSHFHVCQPGLPPCLGHDLFEGVIAYDLPLYIRHLVEENHFTYLQLNRCKNQFRYEGNDGKDKPADLSPSSNKLSGHAVQNWCFLRLLPLMVGDRIKDPCENEVWLIILQLREIVGLICAPVITEGQVAYLKVLIEEYIVTRTRLFPIAPLRPKHHYLCHYPSLIIHFGPLIRLWTLRFESKHTFFKQCARKFHNFRNLCKTLAERHQLLQAYLSVGNLFPPLVQAEKGTCFHVEDYNDRIRASVASCPFQLQSAVACNCVTVKGTDYRRGMYVLLQNTDDGLFMGKIMLIIVEHNLVIFVSEKHTFVKLCDTGVYCDQGVIQDKYVCIKHEDLLDYYPLSAYNVYDQSLIALHHSFPEAV, encoded by the coding sequence ATGTTCAACTGCAAATTGGTTGGGTGTGAGCATGTCTTTAGGAATGTCCATAGCTATGTTCAGCACACCAAACTGCATAGCAATGTCCCCAACTATCAATACCAGTGTGGTGTGCCTGATTGCTCATGGAGGTGCAGAAAACACACGGGACTGCAAATTCATATGTATAGGCAGCATAGGTCTAACCCGCAGACTGCGGGGAGTACACTGCCTGACACGTCAGCCCTACCAACTAATGCACCCTTAAAATGTCTAGTTGAGGTATGTGCATTTAAGTGCAGCACTTTGGCCTCTCTTATTGGGCATTTGAAGAAGCACATAAGTGGAGGATTAGAAACAAGATGTCCATTTAGGGATTGTGATTGCACATTCACAAACGTGTCCAGTTTTGCTTCACATATTTGTAGAAAACATAGGAGTGTTGAGGATTCAGTTTTAAATGATGTTGTTTTAGACAGGTCTATAGCCACAGAGCCATTGCCAGGAACCAGTCAGTCATATTCAGAACCTGCTGAGGAACATAATGAACCACAAATGCCATTAGTTGTAGATGAAAACCTCTTTTTCCAGAACCTTACACTTTTCTACCTAAAAATGCAATCTAAGCTACTCTTGCCAGCAACCACTATTCAGACCATCATTGATGGGTTTCAAAGTGCTCATGAACTTGGCCTGTCAAATTCCCTAAACATTCTAAATGAGAAACTAAAGGAACTCGGAATCCCTCAGGCCACTATAAGCAGCATCATTGAGGAAATGAACAGAGAGGATTTACTCTCACTCTATAACAGGGAAAGGCTCAATACCGATGCAAAGAGGAAGGCTGCTTTTAAAGAATCTTTTAACTATGTTCATCCTGTGCCTTTGCTCTtgggcaatgatgatgatgacaaggaGTGTTTTGCTCAGTATATTCCCATGCACGAGACCTTGGTGACACTTTTCAAAAATGAGTCTCTGCGTGAACAGTACACCATGACACGTTCACAGCCATCTGCTGATGCTGTCTATCAGGATGTGAAGGATGGAGAAGGCTTTCAAAGAAATCCAGTGTTGAAAGCTGACCCTTCTTCACTTGGTTTAATACTGTACCAAGATGCTTTCGAGGTTGTCAACCCCCTAGGCTCAGGGAAAAAAAAGCACAAGGTTTTAGCTGTTTACCTGACTCTGACTGACATCTTGCCTTACAACAGATCTTCAATTGATCAGATGCAACTTGTTCTCTTATGTAGGGAACAAGACTTTAAGTATTTTGGGGTAAACAAAGTTTTTGCCCCCCTGATTGAGGACCTCAAAATTCTGGAGCAGAGAGGTATCCTCACATCTGATGGCAATGTACTAAAGGGCTCTTTAGTTGCCATTGCAGGAGACAACCTGGGATCCCATTCTATTGGGGGATTCTTGGAGAACTTCAGTCGGTCTATATGGTTTTGTCGCTACTGTGAGGTGTGTAGAGAGGTATTCCTGGCTAACCCTATATTGTGTGGTACAAAAAGAACAGCTCAATCATATGCATGTAACTTGCAAGAACAGAAAACTACTGCCACTGACTCTGTATGTGGCATCAAGTTTGACTCTCCTTTCAATCAGCTTTCACATTTCCATGTTTGCCAGCCTGGCCTACCACCATGTCTAGGCCATGACTTATTTGAGGGAGTCATTGCTTATGACCTGCCCTTATATATTCGCCATTTAGTTGAGGAGAATCATTTCACATACCTGCAGTTAAACAGGTGCAAGAACCAGTTCAGATATGAAGGTAATGATGGTAAGGACAAGCCAGCAGACCTCTCTCCCAGCAGCAACAAGCTAAGTGGACACGCAGTTCAGAACTGGTGTTTCCTTAGACTTCTCCCACTCATGGTGGGTGACAGGATTAAAGATCCCTGCGAAAATGAGGTGTGGCTAATAATTTTGCAGCTCAGGGAGATTGTTGGGCTCATCTGTGCACCGGTGATTACAGAGGGCCAGGTTGCGTATCTTAAAGTCCTCATAGAGGAGTACATAGTCACCAGGACGAGGCTTTTCCCCATTGCTCCCCTCAGACCAAAGCACCATTATCTGTGTCACTATCCatctctcatcattcactttggcCCACTTATACGACTATGGACACTGCGGTTTGAGAGCAAGCAcacattttttaaacagtgtgCCAGAAAATTTCACAATTTCAGGAATTTGTGCAAAACTCTAGCAGAGAGGCACCAACTTCTACAAGCTTACTTAAGTGTGGGAAACTTGTTCCCTCCACTTGTACAAGCAGAAAAGGGGACTTGTTTCCATGTTGAAGATTACAATGACAGGATCAGGGCATCTGTTGCCAGTTGTCCATTCCAGTTACAGTCGGCAGTAGCTTGTAACTGTGTTACAGTCAAAGGCACAGATTACAGAAGGGGGATGTATGTATTATTACAGAACACTGATGATGGGCTTTTCATGGGGAAGATTATGCTCATTATTGTTGAACATAATCTTGTCATTTTTGTCTCCGAGAAACATACTTTTGTAAAGTTATGTGACACAGGCGTGTACTGTGACCAAGGAGTGATCCAAGACAAATATGTGTGCATTAAGCATGAAGATCTCCTCGACTACTATCCCCTTTCAGCATACAACGTGTATGATCAGTCCCTTATTGCTCTCCACCATTCTTTTCCAGAAGCAGTATGA